From the genome of Virgibacillus proomii, one region includes:
- a CDS encoding zinc metallopeptidase, whose translation MFGGLGGYLIYIALLMIIPLWAQSKVKSTYKKYSKQPTSSYMTGAQVARKILDENGLYDVTIEETRGMLSDHYDPRKKVVRLSTDNYHGHSMAASAVAAHEVGHAIQDAEDYAFLRFRSALVPVANFGSNMSFFLILAGLFLGMSGLFLLGIIFFALAVLFQLVTLPVEFDASNRAMAQLVSSGVIRNNEERATRKVLNAAALTYVAAALVAVAELVRFILMYVSSNE comes from the coding sequence ATGTTTGGTGGTTTAGGAGGTTACCTAATCTACATTGCCTTATTGATGATAATCCCACTTTGGGCACAATCGAAGGTGAAGAGCACATACAAAAAATATTCGAAGCAGCCTACTTCCTCGTATATGACCGGTGCACAAGTTGCACGGAAAATTCTTGATGAAAACGGGCTATATGATGTTACTATCGAAGAAACCAGAGGGATGCTTTCGGATCATTATGACCCTAGAAAAAAAGTAGTTCGTCTTTCAACAGATAACTATCACGGACATTCCATGGCCGCTTCTGCCGTTGCGGCACATGAAGTTGGACATGCTATTCAGGATGCAGAGGACTATGCGTTTTTACGATTTAGAAGCGCACTCGTTCCTGTAGCAAACTTTGGTTCGAATATGTCGTTCTTTTTAATTCTAGCTGGACTTTTCCTCGGCATGTCAGGATTATTCTTATTGGGAATAATTTTCTTTGCCCTAGCTGTGTTATTCCAGCTAGTAACTTTGCCGGTCGAGTTTGACGCATCAAACCGTGCAATGGCTCAGCTCGTCTCATCTGGAGTTATTCGTAATAACGAAGAACGAGCTACGAGAAAAGTGCTGAATGCAGCTGCATTAACCTATGTTGCAGCGGCACTTGTAGCTGTAGCAGAGCTTGTCCGATTTATCCTGATGTACGTTTCCAGCAATGAATAA
- a CDS encoding QcrA and Rieske domain-containing protein: protein MSKKKQQVSRRQFLNYTLTGVGGFMAAGMLAPMLRMAIDPVLKESGRGDMVSVDLAVDDITTEPKKIDWKVKQIDGWYESEVSRSAFVFKDDKGEIQAFSPVCKHLGCVVNWGGSDEHPDQFFCPCHDGRYYKDGTNVPGTPPLKPLDVYEYEVKDGMLYLGDPVPREGA, encoded by the coding sequence ATGAGCAAAAAAAAGCAGCAGGTATCCCGCAGGCAATTTTTAAACTATACGCTAACCGGGGTCGGTGGATTTATGGCAGCAGGAATGCTGGCACCGATGTTGCGAATGGCAATTGACCCAGTGTTAAAAGAATCGGGGCGCGGTGATATGGTGAGTGTCGATTTAGCTGTTGATGATATTACAACAGAGCCTAAGAAAATCGACTGGAAGGTCAAACAAATTGATGGCTGGTATGAATCTGAAGTAAGTCGATCAGCCTTTGTATTTAAAGACGACAAGGGTGAGATTCAAGCCTTTTCACCGGTATGTAAGCACTTGGGTTGTGTCGTTAACTGGGGAGGAAGTGACGAACATCCTGATCAATTTTTCTGCCCATGTCATGATGGTCGATACTATAAGGATGGAACAAACGTACCAGGTACACCGCCTTTAAAGCCATTGGATGTTTATGAGTATGAAGTAAAGGATGGCATGTTATATTTAGGTGACCCGGTACCTAGAGAGGGGGCGTAA
- a CDS encoding DUF2487 family protein has protein sequence MKWEKSDVIQYIEAKEYIDSVLIPLVPYQMDNDANMEVNAFQSEWTNLLANELEKELTGRILLAPIYYYIKTADRSEELSRINAWIEEVKQQPFKHVFILTLDPAWKKHELAFAGTLIWLSGMKSGDLKSAEMHRFIRDQVEQLSELIQSYW, from the coding sequence ATGAAATGGGAGAAATCGGACGTAATTCAATACATAGAAGCAAAAGAATATATTGATTCAGTTTTGATTCCTTTGGTACCTTATCAAATGGACAATGATGCAAATATGGAAGTAAATGCTTTTCAAAGTGAATGGACCAATTTGTTAGCAAATGAATTGGAAAAAGAATTAACGGGACGGATTTTGCTAGCACCTATTTATTATTATATAAAGACAGCCGATAGGTCAGAGGAGCTTTCTCGAATAAATGCATGGATAGAAGAAGTCAAGCAACAACCGTTTAAACATGTGTTTATCTTAACGTTAGATCCAGCTTGGAAAAAACATGAACTAGCATTTGCTGGAACATTAATATGGCTTTCCGGAATGAAGTCAGGAGATTTAAAATCAGCTGAAATGCATCGCTTCATTCGTGATCAGGTAGAGCAACTAAGTGAACTCATCCAATCTTATTGGTGA
- a CDS encoding prephenate dehydrogenase, which translates to MKRTITIAGLGLIGASIAKALQPSDANHIIGYDIHKDTLRYAKEHRIIQEAITDYTTAVQRADYLIIAAPISESIRLLAMLDEIPLTKKLIVSDVSSVKQSIIVAANQLKNSQVAFIGGHPMAGSHKKGIEAAKGHLFENAIYVLTPTESSSSSDVEALKSLLLPTKSKFVVLEAEEHDEMTGVISHFPHLIASSLVHQAKHWQQTHAYLPNLAAGGFRDITRIASSNPALWQDIFYHNRKKMAQLLGEWITEMETLKTLLEKNRKKEMINYLEEAKVYRDGLGTSDKGVIPSYHDLYVDIRDQTGALAHVTQLLAQHEVSINNIQILEIREGIMGALRLSFASEKLQKTSELVLKQAGYETMIEN; encoded by the coding sequence GTGAAGCGAACCATAACAATTGCTGGTTTGGGATTGATTGGAGCATCTATCGCTAAAGCACTTCAACCGAGCGATGCAAATCATATTATTGGCTATGATATTCATAAGGATACGCTTCGATATGCAAAGGAGCATCGAATTATTCAGGAGGCTATTACGGATTATACAACAGCAGTACAACGGGCAGATTACTTAATTATAGCTGCGCCCATTTCTGAATCGATTCGTCTATTAGCAATGTTAGACGAAATACCATTGACGAAGAAACTTATCGTAAGTGATGTTTCATCCGTAAAGCAATCCATAATAGTAGCAGCTAACCAACTAAAAAATAGCCAGGTAGCGTTTATTGGTGGTCATCCGATGGCAGGTTCACATAAAAAAGGGATAGAAGCAGCGAAAGGCCATTTGTTCGAAAATGCCATTTATGTCCTTACACCAACAGAGAGTAGTTCATCATCCGATGTGGAAGCATTAAAATCATTATTGCTTCCTACAAAGAGTAAATTTGTTGTTTTAGAAGCAGAAGAGCATGACGAAATGACAGGAGTGATTTCCCATTTTCCACATCTTATTGCTTCATCATTAGTTCATCAAGCAAAACATTGGCAACAAACACATGCATATCTCCCAAACCTCGCTGCTGGTGGTTTTCGTGATATTACTAGAATAGCTTCAAGTAATCCAGCTCTATGGCAAGATATTTTTTATCATAACCGTAAAAAAATGGCTCAATTATTAGGTGAATGGATTACCGAGATGGAAACATTAAAAACGCTACTAGAGAAAAATAGAAAGAAAGAAATGATAAACTATTTAGAAGAGGCCAAAGTGTATCGCGACGGTTTAGGTACATCGGATAAAGGGGTAATTCCTTCCTATCACGATTTATATGTAGACATTCGTGACCAAACAGGTGCGTTAGCACATGTAACGCAATTATTAGCACAGCATGAAGTAAGTATTAATAATATTCAAATATTAGAAATTCGTGAAGGTATCATGGGTGCATTACGCTTAAGCTTTGCTTCGGAAAAATTACAAAAAACGAGTGAATTGGTTTTAAAACAAGCAGGATATGAAACAATGATTGAAAACTAA
- the qcrB gene encoding menaquinol-cytochrome c reductase cytochrome b subunit, with product MLQKIYDWIDERADITPIWRDIADHEVPEHVNPAHHFSAFVYCFGGLTFFVVVIQILSGMFLTMYYVPDIENAWKSVYYLQTEVAHGQIVRGMHHWGASVVIVMLLLHTLRVFFQGAYKKPRELNWIVGVLIFFIMLGLGFTGYLLPWDNKAYFATQVGLEIAQQVPFIGEELKTLLAGDANIVGAQTLTRFFAIHVFFLPAALFALLAVHFILIRRQGISGPL from the coding sequence ATGCTACAAAAAATTTACGATTGGATTGATGAGCGCGCAGATATTACGCCAATCTGGCGGGATATTGCGGATCATGAAGTACCAGAGCATGTTAATCCAGCTCACCATTTTTCTGCATTTGTCTATTGTTTTGGCGGGTTAACATTCTTTGTTGTTGTTATTCAAATCCTATCTGGTATGTTTTTAACCATGTATTATGTACCGGATATAGAAAATGCTTGGAAATCGGTCTATTACTTACAAACCGAGGTTGCACATGGACAAATTGTTCGTGGTATGCACCATTGGGGTGCCAGTGTTGTAATCGTAATGCTATTATTACATACACTGCGTGTGTTTTTCCAAGGAGCATATAAAAAACCGCGTGAATTAAATTGGATTGTTGGTGTGCTAATCTTCTTTATCATGCTTGGCCTAGGGTTTACAGGCTATCTATTACCATGGGATAACAAAGCCTATTTTGCGACTCAGGTCGGGCTAGAAATTGCCCAACAAGTTCCATTTATAGGTGAAGAATTGAAAACGCTGTTAGCTGGAGATGCGAATATCGTAGGGGCTCAGACACTCACTCGCTTCTTTGCGATCCATGTATTTTTCTTACCAGCTGCATTATTTGCTTTATTAGCTGTACACTTTATTTTAATTCGTAGACAAGGTATATCAGGACCATTATAA
- a CDS encoding tetratricopeptide repeat protein: METIMEAIRLMEAQQTEKAIELLENFLPVANEEERYTIAELYIQWGFLQEAKVLLEELIQQYPDEAELKLTLADIYIELEDDESAIELLNDIHENDPAYMQTLIQLADLYQSQGLFEVSEQKLLAAKRLDPNEPIIDFALGELYFSTGNYLKATTYYEKVLPKTNEIGHVSVRDRLAEAYAEAGEFELALTYYQDEANENPESLFKYGFTAYQAGRNDIARKAWERVIELDTYYHTVYLHLANVYMEEGLIEKAYETAQKGLQVDEFHKELYLLAGRLAHQLNKDDASETYVREAVAIDPDFKEAILFLIELLKNRADFKGIIDLLIEIKDIGALDPLYEWELARAYNEIEEYNNALKHYTIAYNNLKDDSDFLKEYGYFLTEEGRVEEAIPVFTAYLEKQPFDDEITEFLRRLQQSDRGI, from the coding sequence TTGGAAACAATTATGGAAGCCATTCGACTTATGGAGGCCCAACAAACAGAAAAAGCAATCGAACTATTAGAAAATTTTTTGCCAGTTGCAAATGAAGAGGAACGCTATACGATTGCTGAATTATATATACAATGGGGCTTTTTGCAAGAAGCAAAAGTACTACTAGAGGAATTAATTCAACAATACCCTGATGAAGCGGAACTAAAATTAACACTTGCTGATATTTATATTGAATTAGAAGATGATGAATCTGCCATTGAATTATTAAACGATATTCATGAAAATGATCCTGCTTATATGCAAACGTTAATTCAATTAGCTGATCTTTACCAATCTCAAGGTTTATTTGAGGTTTCAGAACAAAAGTTATTAGCTGCGAAGCGACTCGATCCAAATGAACCAATCATTGATTTTGCGTTAGGAGAATTATATTTTTCTACAGGAAATTATTTAAAAGCAACGACTTATTATGAAAAAGTCTTGCCAAAAACGAACGAAATTGGGCATGTATCGGTTCGCGATCGGCTGGCAGAAGCATATGCAGAAGCTGGTGAATTCGAACTTGCCTTAACCTATTACCAAGATGAAGCAAATGAAAATCCGGAGTCCTTGTTTAAATACGGTTTTACTGCCTATCAAGCTGGCAGAAACGATATTGCAAGAAAAGCTTGGGAGCGAGTTATTGAGCTTGATACGTATTATCATACTGTTTACCTTCATCTTGCTAATGTTTATATGGAAGAAGGTTTAATTGAAAAAGCATATGAAACTGCTCAAAAAGGTTTGCAAGTAGATGAGTTTCATAAAGAATTATATTTACTTGCCGGACGGCTCGCACATCAACTTAATAAGGATGATGCAAGTGAAACGTATGTAAGAGAAGCAGTTGCGATTGACCCTGACTTTAAAGAAGCGATTTTATTTTTAATTGAACTCTTAAAAAACAGGGCCGATTTTAAAGGAATTATTGACCTGCTTATCGAAATAAAAGATATAGGGGCTCTTGATCCTTTGTATGAATGGGAACTAGCCCGTGCTTATAATGAAATTGAAGAATATAATAATGCATTAAAACATTATACAATAGCATATAATAATCTAAAAGATGATAGTGATTTCTTGAAGGAGTATGGATACTTTTTAACGGAAGAAGGGAGGGTAGAAGAAGCAATACCTGTTTTTACTGCATATCTAGAAAAACAGCCATTTGATGATGAGATTACTGAATTTCTGCGTCGATTACAACAATCAGATAGAGGGATTTAG
- a CDS encoding ReoY family proteolytic degradation factor yields the protein MHTPVSVEDKKNFIQWFLNNYQLKKRESVWILNYLMNHDELLGQLHFVREAKFCPRGIIMTSQCSEEVAFRFYKNQLVTTDAEKSFHDIRLNKNEPLYLQLNFHKSYQNALYISVLEENPFIPDEYFITEKDKKIAKQILDQSLYKFQKQIIQRKIDKALDDMDEAAFLVLVNELKALDATYSMQPKLQKQ from the coding sequence GTGCACACTCCGGTATCTGTGGAAGATAAAAAGAACTTCATCCAATGGTTTTTAAACAATTATCAGTTAAAAAAGCGAGAGAGCGTATGGATTTTAAATTATTTAATGAATCATGATGAATTACTTGGACAGCTTCATTTTGTTCGGGAAGCAAAATTCTGCCCGCGTGGCATAATTATGACAAGTCAATGTTCAGAAGAAGTAGCTTTTCGCTTTTATAAAAATCAATTAGTTACAACAGATGCAGAAAAGTCGTTTCATGATATTCGCTTGAATAAAAACGAACCGTTGTATCTACAACTAAATTTTCATAAGTCCTATCAAAATGCACTTTATATTTCTGTTCTCGAGGAGAATCCATTTATCCCAGATGAGTATTTTATTACGGAAAAAGATAAAAAAATCGCTAAACAAATTTTAGATCAATCCCTATACAAATTTCAAAAACAAATCATCCAAAGAAAAATCGATAAGGCGCTAGATGATATGGACGAAGCTGCTTTTTTGGTATTGGTAAATGAACTAAAAGCGTTAGATGCAACCTATTCAATGCAACCAAAATTGCAAAAGCAATAG
- the aroA gene encoding 3-phosphoshikimate 1-carboxyvinyltransferase has translation MRERKLQPPKGPLQGKIEVPGDKSISHRSVMFGSLAHGTTHVQHFLGSEDCLRTLTIFQAMGVKIEQKGSSLTIFGKGPEALKEPLEPLYFGNSGTTARLMLGILAGLPMFTTLHGDISLTKRPMNRVVEPLRLMGAQIDGRDHGNYLPLAIRGQTMKGIRYELPVKSAQVKSAILLAGLFAEGETTVTESTSTRNHTETMLEAFGAELHINGTAVSLKGNQTLTATDIYVPGDISSAAFFLVAAAIVPGSSLKLLNVGLNETRTGIIDVLLEMGADIQIENERQKGGERIGNITITYRELKAVTIEGEIIPRLIDEIPIIALLATQAEGTTVIKDARELRVKETDRIRAVTETLTRLGANIKETKDGFIICGKTKLVGNRVESYHDHRMGMLAAVASLITTTEVTIDDITPIATSYPSFFKDLEQII, from the coding sequence TTGAGGGAACGAAAGCTTCAGCCGCCGAAAGGACCGTTACAAGGAAAAATTGAGGTACCTGGAGACAAATCTATTTCACACCGTTCCGTTATGTTTGGTTCGTTAGCCCATGGAACGACGCATGTTCAACATTTTTTAGGTAGTGAAGATTGTCTGCGTACGTTGACTATCTTTCAAGCGATGGGAGTAAAAATCGAGCAAAAAGGTTCCAGTTTAACCATTTTTGGTAAAGGACCGGAAGCTTTAAAAGAACCTTTGGAGCCATTGTATTTCGGTAATTCTGGAACAACTGCAAGATTAATGCTTGGCATTTTAGCAGGATTGCCAATGTTTACTACATTACATGGTGATATTTCATTAACGAAACGTCCCATGAACCGGGTAGTGGAGCCACTCCGTTTAATGGGAGCGCAAATAGATGGTAGAGATCACGGTAATTATCTTCCATTAGCCATAAGAGGACAAACAATGAAGGGAATCCGTTACGAGTTGCCTGTTAAAAGTGCACAAGTGAAATCAGCTATTCTTTTAGCAGGTTTATTTGCTGAAGGAGAAACAACCGTGACGGAGAGTACGTCAACGCGAAACCATACAGAAACGATGTTAGAAGCTTTTGGCGCTGAGTTACATATAAACGGAACTGCTGTTTCTTTAAAAGGTAATCAAACACTAACAGCAACGGATATCTATGTCCCTGGTGATATTTCTTCTGCAGCCTTTTTCTTAGTAGCAGCAGCGATTGTACCTGGAAGTAGTTTAAAGCTTTTAAACGTAGGGTTAAATGAAACAAGAACGGGAATCATTGATGTTTTATTGGAAATGGGAGCGGATATCCAGATAGAAAATGAGCGGCAAAAAGGCGGAGAGCGGATCGGTAACATTACCATTACGTATCGGGAATTAAAAGCTGTAACTATAGAGGGTGAGATTATTCCTCGCTTAATCGATGAAATTCCAATTATTGCTCTTTTGGCTACCCAAGCTGAAGGCACAACCGTAATTAAAGATGCACGAGAGCTTCGCGTTAAAGAAACGGACCGAATTCGCGCTGTCACAGAAACCTTAACACGTTTAGGGGCAAACATTAAAGAAACGAAAGATGGATTCATTATTTGTGGAAAAACAAAATTAGTAGGTAACCGAGTTGAATCTTATCATGACCATCGAATGGGGATGCTCGCAGCGGTCGCCTCACTGATTACCACTACAGAAGTTACGATTGATGATATCACTCCAATCGCCACATCATATCCAAGTTTTTTTAAAGATTTGGAGCAAATTATATAA
- the hisC gene encoding histidinol-phosphate transaminase, whose translation MKIKDRLNQLAPYQQGKQIQDIKKYYKLDRIVKLSSNENPYGFTPKIKEFLIDYVPAFDMYPDGYTRELRIDLAKKLNVHEAEIIFGSGSEEIIQMICRTFLFPDVNTVMAAPTFPQYKHNAIIEGAEVREIATIDGYHDIDGMLEAIDENTNVVWFCSPNNPTGNPMPKENFIRFMNACPEEVLVVLDEAYYEYVDPEKDIQAIEQVKQYSNLIVLRTFSKAYGLAGLRIGYGIANAAIVKQLNLVRGPFNTTSIAQQIARIALNDEAFIKDTKAKNLEVKLAFQQFLDDIGWHYFPSETNFMLVATPESGTDMFDYLIQHGFILRPGELLGIPNTIRLTLGLKEDMERLQELILKYHKQKG comes from the coding sequence ATGAAGATAAAAGATAGATTAAATCAATTAGCACCATATCAGCAAGGAAAGCAGATTCAAGACATAAAAAAATATTATAAATTAGATCGAATCGTTAAATTATCTTCTAATGAGAATCCTTATGGTTTTACACCAAAAATTAAGGAGTTTTTAATAGATTATGTACCTGCTTTTGATATGTATCCAGATGGATATACAAGAGAGTTACGAATAGACCTTGCCAAAAAACTAAATGTACACGAGGCTGAAATTATCTTTGGCAGTGGATCAGAGGAAATCATTCAAATGATTTGTCGTACGTTTCTTTTTCCAGACGTGAATACTGTAATGGCAGCTCCTACCTTTCCGCAATATAAGCATAATGCCATTATTGAGGGAGCAGAGGTGAGGGAAATAGCTACCATTGACGGCTATCATGATATAGACGGTATGCTGGAAGCGATTGATGAAAACACCAATGTGGTATGGTTCTGCTCACCGAATAACCCGACTGGAAATCCGATGCCAAAAGAGAACTTTATTCGATTTATGAATGCATGCCCTGAAGAAGTTCTAGTTGTCTTGGATGAAGCATACTACGAATATGTCGATCCGGAAAAAGATATACAAGCTATTGAACAAGTAAAACAATATAGCAATCTAATTGTATTACGAACCTTTTCTAAAGCATATGGGCTCGCAGGCCTCCGCATTGGTTATGGAATAGCAAATGCAGCTATTGTTAAGCAGCTGAATTTAGTTCGTGGTCCGTTCAATACAACATCTATTGCTCAGCAAATTGCCCGAATTGCGTTAAATGACGAAGCTTTTATCAAAGACACAAAAGCAAAAAACTTAGAAGTGAAATTAGCATTTCAACAGTTTTTAGATGATATAGGATGGCATTATTTTCCGTCTGAAACTAATTTTATGCTCGTGGCAACACCCGAAAGCGGAACAGATATGTTTGATTATTTAATTCAACATGGCTTTATCCTACGTCCAGGAGAACTATTAGGTATACCTAATACAATTCGATTAACACTAGGATTAAAAGAAGATATGGAACGACTGCAAGAATTAATCTTAAAGTATCATAAACAAAAGGGCTAA
- the aroB gene encoding 3-dehydroquinate synthase encodes MKTTELIVQASTNSYTITIGEGIRNQIANYLPKEYSAIWIVTDERVRDLYLSDCLSSLSDHQVYHTVVPRGERTKSIEYFYQLQTEAIKFGLDRDALLIALGGGVIGDLAGFVAATYMRGIDYIQMPTTILAHDSSVGGKVAINHSMGKNLIGSFYQPQAVIYDVETLQTLSEQEVRSGYAELIKEAMISDELTFHSFLKADLAALSLQSLQTHLRTGIQIKAEVVEKDEKEAGIRKYLNLGHTLGHALEAELGYGSLTHGEAVAIGLLFAVHVSEQFFNNELPFRQLKQWMEQNKYPLHLKAIEHQALLAKMKKDKKNKQKQIQMVLLEKIGKPAIRTIGDQAMLDYLHSFERKLVKK; translated from the coding sequence GTGAAAACGACAGAACTTATCGTACAAGCAAGTACGAATTCATATACGATTACAATTGGAGAAGGTATACGTAACCAGATTGCGAATTATTTGCCTAAGGAGTACTCGGCTATTTGGATTGTCACCGATGAACGGGTGAGAGATTTATATTTATCCGATTGTTTATCAAGCCTTTCAGATCATCAAGTTTACCATACTGTCGTTCCAAGAGGAGAACGAACAAAGAGTATCGAATATTTTTACCAATTGCAAACAGAAGCTATCAAATTTGGTCTGGATCGTGATGCTTTACTTATTGCTTTAGGTGGGGGAGTTATTGGCGATTTGGCTGGTTTTGTAGCTGCAACATACATGCGAGGAATAGATTATATTCAAATGCCAACAACGATTTTAGCTCATGACAGCAGTGTAGGCGGGAAAGTAGCCATTAATCATTCGATGGGCAAGAATTTGATTGGCAGCTTTTATCAGCCGCAAGCAGTCATTTATGATGTAGAAACATTGCAGACCCTAAGTGAGCAAGAAGTGCGGTCTGGCTATGCAGAATTAATAAAAGAAGCAATGATCTCGGATGAGTTGACCTTTCATTCCTTTTTAAAAGCTGACTTAGCTGCTTTATCGTTACAAAGCTTACAAACTCATCTCCGTACAGGAATTCAAATTAAGGCCGAAGTTGTGGAAAAAGATGAAAAAGAAGCCGGTATTCGGAAATACTTAAATTTAGGACATACGTTAGGGCATGCACTAGAAGCAGAGTTAGGCTATGGATCTTTAACTCATGGGGAAGCAGTGGCAATTGGTCTATTGTTTGCTGTTCATGTGAGTGAGCAGTTCTTTAATAATGAACTACCATTTAGACAATTAAAACAGTGGATGGAGCAAAATAAATATCCTCTCCATTTAAAAGCCATCGAGCATCAAGCACTACTTGCAAAAATGAAAAAAGATAAGAAAAATAAACAAAAGCAGATTCAAATGGTTTTACTTGAGAAGATTGGTAAACCAGCCATAAGAACAATTGGTGATCAAGCAATGTTAGATTACTTACATTCTTTTGAAAGAAAGCTGGTGAAGAAGTGA
- a CDS encoding DUF1405 domain-containing protein: MNKYILLDKRLLIILFFINLSGTIYGYMWYESQLSNTEPLFFIFVPDSPTASLFFTVFLLFFIFGKHVPYIEALAMITLFKYGIWAVMMNLLTLFLDGTLSWQGYMLMASHGAMAIQGLLYAPFYQLKLRHIVVASIWTLHNDVIDYVFEQMPVYSSLITYMNEIGYFTFWLSIISIALAYFLTVGNKKHHTLPR, translated from the coding sequence TTGAATAAATACATATTACTTGATAAACGATTGCTAATCATATTATTTTTTATCAATTTAAGTGGAACCATTTATGGATATATGTGGTATGAAAGCCAACTTTCGAATACCGAACCCTTATTTTTCATTTTTGTACCGGACAGTCCGACAGCAAGTTTGTTTTTTACTGTTTTCTTGTTATTTTTTATCTTTGGTAAACATGTACCTTATATTGAAGCATTAGCAATGATCACCTTGTTTAAATACGGGATCTGGGCTGTGATGATGAATCTCCTCACACTATTTTTGGATGGAACTTTAAGTTGGCAAGGATATATGTTAATGGCTTCTCATGGAGCAATGGCTATTCAAGGCCTCTTATATGCACCATTCTATCAGTTGAAATTACGTCATATTGTAGTAGCTTCGATTTGGACATTACATAATGATGTGATTGATTATGTGTTTGAGCAAATGCCGGTCTATTCATCACTGATAACTTATATGAATGAGATAGGCTATTTTACGTTTTGGCTAAGTATCATATCCATTGCCTTGGCTTATTTCTTAACGGTTGGAAATAAAAAACATCATACGCTACCTAGATAA
- the aroH gene encoding chorismate mutase: MTRGIRGATTVSENKEEVIIENTRILVEEMVEKNNIVPDDVSHVFISVTKDITAAFPAKALRLLPGTGWKYVPVMCMKEIDVPNSLMACIRVMMVVNTEKDQASIQHIFQNEAIHLRPDLTKKGFRQ; encoded by the coding sequence GTGACAAGGGGAATTCGTGGAGCGACAACTGTATCTGAGAATAAAGAAGAAGTTATTATTGAGAATACAAGAATTTTGGTTGAGGAAATGGTAGAAAAAAATAATATAGTTCCTGACGATGTATCGCATGTTTTTATCTCTGTTACAAAAGACATTACGGCTGCATTTCCAGCCAAAGCCTTACGACTATTACCAGGAACAGGGTGGAAGTATGTGCCTGTTATGTGTATGAAGGAAATAGACGTACCTAACAGTTTAATGGCGTGTATCCGTGTTATGATGGTAGTAAACACAGAGAAAGATCAAGCTAGTATTCAGCACATATTTCAAAATGAAGCGATACATTTACGGCCAGACCTAACAAAAAAGGGGTTTAGACAATGA
- a CDS encoding menaquinol-cytochrome c reductase cytochrome b/c subunit: MHRGKGMKFVGDSRIPLEKKSNLPKDYSEYPGRTEAFWPNFLLKEWLVGAVFLVGFLSLTLAHPSPLEGMADPTSSGYIPLPDWYFLFLYELLKYEFASQDFILLGILVLPGIAFGALLLAPFLDNGPGRRPHQRPIAVGMMVLALASVIWLTYESAAKVDWEARAEANKPIPPGQEVDTEDPGYAIYENSCLSCHGEMLQGGAAGPPLVGTDKSAEEIAKIAVEGIGSMPPEQFKGTEEELKQLVDFIVSVNESQK, from the coding sequence ATGCATAGGGGTAAAGGTATGAAATTTGTCGGCGATTCGCGAATTCCTTTAGAGAAGAAATCGAATCTGCCAAAAGATTATTCAGAATATCCTGGGAGAACAGAAGCTTTCTGGCCCAACTTTTTATTAAAAGAATGGTTGGTAGGTGCCGTTTTTTTAGTTGGCTTTTTATCCTTAACTTTAGCTCATCCTTCTCCTTTAGAAGGAATGGCTGATCCAACTAGTTCAGGATATATACCATTGCCAGACTGGTACTTCTTGTTTTTGTATGAATTGTTGAAATATGAATTTGCAAGTCAAGATTTTATTCTATTGGGTATTCTTGTCTTGCCGGGGATTGCATTTGGTGCATTATTACTCGCACCATTTTTGGATAATGGACCTGGAAGAAGACCACATCAACGACCAATAGCTGTTGGCATGATGGTTCTTGCATTAGCATCGGTTATATGGCTTACGTATGAGTCTGCTGCCAAAGTTGATTGGGAGGCCCGTGCGGAAGCAAATAAACCGATTCCTCCGGGACAAGAAGTTGATACTGAAGATCCGGGCTATGCGATTTATGAAAATAGTTGCTTATCTTGTCATGGGGAAATGCTGCAAGGTGGTGCGGCTGGCCCACCGTTAGTTGGAACGGATAAATCTGCTGAAGAAATTGCGAAAATTGCTGTTGAAGGTATTGGTTCGATGCCGCCGGAGCAATTTAAAGGAACAGAAGAAGAGCTTAAGCAATTAGTAGATTTTATCGTATCCGTTAATGAGTCACAAAAATAA